The genomic DNA TTGTACAAGGAGGCGTTTAATGGTGGTAAGGAGAAATTTAACGGTGGAAAATCTCATAGGTGAAACCAAAGGAACTGAGCTTGAAGGTGTGGTAAGGCAAAACTTCATGGGAGAGACAAAAGAAGCGGGCATTTACCTTGCAATGGCTCGGCTGGCCCAGCGCCAGGGATATCCCGAAATCGCCGAAGTTTTAAAAACCATCGCCTGGGAAGAAGCCGAACACGCGGCAAGATTTGCAGAGCTAAATGGCATGATTCACGAGGACCTTTTTGAAAACATACGGGAGATGCTCGAAGGGGAAACAAGCGCCAACGAAGGAAAAAAGCAAGCAGCCGACAAAGCTGCTGCACTGGGGCTTGATTCTGCCAGGGATTACTTCAATGAATCGGCCAAGGACGAAGCAAGGCACGCGAGGATGCTCGAAGGAATCTTGCTCAGATACGCGAAATGACGGGGATTTCCCCGTCATTTTCGTTATTTCGTTACTATCTTTATTACATATTTTGCGCGATAAGGCTTCCCATTTCTTTCGTCCCCACTATCTTGGCGCCAGGTG from Caldanaerovirga acetigignens includes the following:
- a CDS encoding ferritin-like domain-containing protein → MVVRRNLTVENLIGETKGTELEGVVRQNFMGETKEAGIYLAMARLAQRQGYPEIAEVLKTIAWEEAEHAARFAELNGMIHEDLFENIREMLEGETSANEGKKQAADKAAALGLDSARDYFNESAKDEARHARMLEGILLRYAK